DNA sequence from the Candidatus Manganitrophaceae bacterium genome:
CCACCGCGAATATCCCTTGGGAGATGAGATCGGGATACGGGTGGCAGGAACACTGAATTTAAGATTCTAATAAAGTGCGCGGATTCAAGTTTGAAGTGCAACAGTTAAAGAAGTCTTGGTTTTAAAGAATACCTCATAGGGTGTTCTAAATCCCAGTGATTTTCTTGGGCGGTGGTTGAGTTTGTTCATGGCGTTTTTGATCTCTGTGTTGGTCACGGTGGTCAGATCCCTGTGTTTGGGGAAATACTGTCGGATTAATCCATTGGTATTTTCGTTTAAACCATGCTCCCAAGGGGCATACGGATGAGCAAAGTATATCCGGGTTTTCAGGTCCTTGGCCATGCCTTTGTGGTCGGTAAATTCCCGGCCATTATCGTAGGTGATCGTATGTACTCGATCTTTATGCGGGGTGAGGGCCTGCTTGACCGCGTTTCGGACTGCTCCGGCGGTCTTGTGAAGAACAGCTTGTATGACCGTTGAGAAATGGACTCTGATCCTAAATGAGGGGACAAAACAAAAGATATTTACTGCTAAGGAGGTGGGAATTCTTAAAGTCGCTGAACGAATTCCGGATAAAATCCCGTCTGATAAACAGTGCTTGATTTTAGTGGATATTTTTCAGAAAGCAACACTCGAGGGGATTATCGAATAACATCCAGATTGCAATGCTATTCGTGAGATTGTTGGGTTAAAACCTACGAATATAACTCAGGATCGGTACATGAAAGGAGGTTGGTTTCAGCAGCGTGAGTATGCCGTAGAAATACGAAGGCAGTCTCACAGAGCGCATTTGATCTTAAGTAAAGGGCCTTCTTTGAGTGAGGTGAACACGCGTAGCGAATGCAATCCTCTTCCTTCTAGGGAGGGCCTTCAATAGGCCAACTTGGGGGGATGGGTTCCTCCGGATTAGGTCACGGTTCTAGTCACGGTTCGGTCACGGTTGGGGATATATCAGGATAGTACAACATCACAAAGAAATGAGCGGAAACCCTTATAATACAAGGATATTATCACATGGAGTCATCAAGGGTCACTCTTGGTATTTCTCGGTGGTATAAGATTAAGCATCCTTTTTATACAAGGCAACTCTCGGCAACTATTGATATCTTAAACAGGATTGTTTAGGATACCCACAATCGAGGAAGCTATTTCAAGATCCTGCTTATTCAACCGGACGAAAAGAGGAGATTAGAGAATGAAAACAATACTGGCTACTATTGTGGCGTTGGTTATAACTATTCCTTCCTCAATAAATGCCGCTGAAAACTTCTATGTAGGAATAAGCGTTGGAAGTACTTCAGCTGAAGATGCGTGTGATGGTGTTATCGTGGGAGCCTCATGCGACGA
Encoded proteins:
- a CDS encoding IS30 family transposase → MSTKIKHCLSDGILSGIRSATLRIPTSLAVNIFCFVPSFRIRVHFSTVIQAVLHKTAGAVRNAVKQALTPHKDRVHTITYDNGREFTDHKGMAKDLKTRIYFAHPYAPWEHGLNENTNGLIRQYFPKHRDLTTVTNTEIKNAMNKLNHRPRKSLGFRTPYEVFFKTKTSLTVALQT